A genomic window from Carassius carassius chromosome 29, fCarCar2.1, whole genome shotgun sequence includes:
- the rlim gene encoding E3 ubiquitin-protein ligase RLIM: MEAQDNADQSETQRRRQLDRLDREEAFYQFVNNLSEEDYRLMRDNNLLGTPGEITADELLSRLRQVKDGPESPSNGSTEERREGPAATEMEGTEENPSGESLLDWLNTVRQTGNTTRSGYRGNQSWRAVSQTNPNSGDFRFSLEINVNRNIAEQQTQTERLEGGQERPDGPVSEPESLIETAEVVEEPVVEELAVIVEPELPVPITLFQNTEVIAPNPPTPVPPTLPPVEQPRRGQIRARSRSPEQRRTRARTARGHSPLNLERLDGLPPTQHGLPSHSPEILPEPQVEGSSRTRQLFLSRQSTVETENQESEAAPELPGAPQEREATAGEAGASGRRPPTIMLDLQVRRVRPGEYRQRDSIANRTRSRSQPSNNTLLYETERGGFRRTFSRSERAGVRTYVSTIRIPIRRISDTGLGEATSMALQSMIRQIMTGFGELSYFMDSDYPDSNREDSPAADLADGLGNPDASTGAAAGEADPYLPENGGSNQSGLVARTEEREVDGGASNASSPHENRGRQRAPISLDETGSLPFLRLAHFFLLNEEDDDQPRGLTKEQIDNLSMRTFGESDALKTCSVCITEYAEGNKLRKLPCSHEYHVHCIDRWLSENSTCPICRRAVLVSTNRESVV, translated from the exons GTGAAATTACGGCAGATGAACTGTTAAGCCGCCTTCGGCAAGTCAAGGATGGCCCAGAGTCGCCCAGCAATGGTTCCACTGAGGAGAGAAGGGAAGGACCTGCTG CAACAGAGATGGAGGGCACTGAGGAAAACCCCAGTGGGGAGAGCCTTCTTGACTGGCTCAACACTGTACGACAGACAGGGAATACAACAAGGAGCGGATACCGGGGTAACCAATCATGGCGGGCCGTAAGCCAAACCAATCCCAACAGCGGTGATTTCCGTTTCAGCTTGGAGATCAATGTCAATCGCAACATAGCAGAGCAGCAAACGCAGACGGAAAGGCTGGAAGGGGGCCAGGAAAGACCAGATGGCCCTGTGTCTGAGCCGGAGAGTCTTATAGAGACTGCAGAGGTGGTTGAGGAACCAGTGGTGGAAGAGCTGGCGGTTATAGTAGAGCCAGAGCTCCCAGTTCCTATCACCCTGTTTCAAAACACGGAAGTAATTGCACCAAATCCACCAACTCCAGTTCCCCCAACATTGCCCCCAGTAGAGCAACCACGCAGGGGTCAAATTAGGGCTCGCAGTAGAAGCCCAGAGCAGCGACGGACAAGGGCTCGCACTGCAAGAGGTCACTCGCCGCTCAACCTCGAAAGATTGGACGGACTTCCGCCTACTCAGCACGGCCTGCCTTCTCACAGTCCTGAGATCCTTCCAGAGCCCCAGGTCGAGGGAAGCTCAAGGACTCGGCAGTTGTTTTTGTCTAGGCAGAGCACTGTGGAAACGGAAAATCAAGAATCGGAAGCAGCTCCTGAGTTACCCGGAGCACCGCAGGAGAGAGAGGCAACTGCCGGAGAGGCAGGAGCCTCAGGTCGTCGTCCTCCAACCATAATGCTGGATTTACAGGTACGCAGGGTGCGTCCTGGAGAGTACCGCCAGAGAGACAGCATCGCTAACCGAACCAGGTCTCGTTCACAGCCCTCCAACAACACTTTATTATATGAGACTGAGCGTGGGGGTTTCCGCCGGACCTTCTCCCGTTCGGAGCGGGCAGGAGTGAGAACGTACGTCAGCACTATCCGCATTCCCATTCGCAGGATCTCAGACACTGGACTCGGGGAAGCCACTTCTATGGCTCTGCAGTCTATGATTCGTCAGATCATGACTGGCTTTGGTGAACTTAGCTACTTTATGGACTCGGACTATCCAGACTCGAACCGTGAAGACAGCCCAGCTGCAGACCTCGCTGATGGACTGGGTAACCCTGATGCTTCCACCGGAGCCGCTGCAGGGGAAGCGGACCCCTACCTTCCTGAGAATGGAGGCTCTAACCAAAGTGGTTTAGTGGCACGGACAGAGGAGAGGGAAGTGGATGGTGGGGCGTCTAATGCCAGCAGTCCTCACGAGAACCGAGGCAGACAGCGGGCGCCCATTAGCTTGGATGAAACTGGATCTCTGCCCTTTCTGCGACTTGCGCACTTCTTTTTGCTCAACGAGGAAGATGATGACCAGCCCAGAGGTCTCACCAAAGAGCAGATTGACAACCTGTCCATGCGAACCTTCGGTGAGAGCGATGCTCTCAAAACCTGCAGCGTCTGCATCACGGAGTACGCCGAAGGCAACAAATTAAGAAAGCTGCCCTGCTCTCACGAATACCACGTGCACTGTATCGACCGCTGGCTTTCAGAGAACTCGACCTGCCCTATTTGCCGAAGGGCGGTTCTGGTTTCCACAAACCGCGAGAGTGTTGTCTAG